From the genome of Streptomyces sp. NBC_01304:
CGCCCGACTGGCTCGACGAGAAGGAACGAAACCGGCTGGCGGGGATACCGCAGCCGGCCGGCCGGGAGGCCTACGTCTTCGCCCACTGGGCGCTGCGGAGCGTTCTGGGCTCGTCGCTCGACTGCTCACCTCGGAGCGTCGGCTTCCTGCGGCAGCCGTGTCCCGGCTGCGGCGGGGCACACGGAAGGCCGGCCATCCGCGATCCGGACCCGGGCCGGGAAGCAGTGGAGTTCTCGATGTCGCACAGCGGCGACCACGTGGCCATCGGGGTCGCCGAGGCCACCATCGGCATCGACATCGAGTCCTGGCCGACACCGGAATCCGTCGCCGACTACCTGCCGTTCCTGCACCCGAAGGAACAGCAGTGGCTGGGCGGTCGCCCGGACGACGAACTCGTCCGCGACTTCGCCCGCCTGTGGACCCGCAAGGAGGCCATGGCCAAGGCGACGGGACAGGGCATGGCCGCCATCATGAACCGGCTCGATCTCACCGGTCAGCCGCTCGGCTGGCGGGTGCGGCAGCTGCTCGCACCACCCGGGTACGAGGCCAGCTTCGCGGTCCCGGCCTCGGTGCACGTGGACGTCATCGTGCACGAGGAACTCCCGTACCCCATACCGGAGTTGGCGCAGGCCTGACGCGACGGCGGGCGGCCCGCATCCCCCTCGGAAGGGATACGGGCCGCCCGCCGCGCTGCGTTGTCCTCAAAGAGAGGCCTACAGGCCGATCGCCGGCCCGACGGTCACCTCAGCGGTGAACACGCGGACGCCATGCTGCTCGATCGACACGTCCACGCGGCGCC
Proteins encoded in this window:
- a CDS encoding 4'-phosphopantetheinyl transferase family protein, which translates into the protein MTHDLKWSDAPPGEVRDPVGIWIVRAPAGNGASPARAKPRAWGSLAAGEAPPDWLDEKERNRLAGIPQPAGREAYVFAHWALRSVLGSSLDCSPRSVGFLRQPCPGCGGAHGRPAIRDPDPGREAVEFSMSHSGDHVAIGVAEATIGIDIESWPTPESVADYLPFLHPKEQQWLGGRPDDELVRDFARLWTRKEAMAKATGQGMAAIMNRLDLTGQPLGWRVRQLLAPPGYEASFAVPASVHVDVIVHEELPYPIPELAQA